A section of the Phoenix dactylifera cultivar Barhee BC4 unplaced genomic scaffold, palm_55x_up_171113_PBpolish2nd_filt_p 001043F, whole genome shotgun sequence genome encodes:
- the LOC120107848 gene encoding protein LNK1-like isoform X7: MSDHEAMLRNLVVNWFVQTENVTWFEFDESGHQMHHQGGERVKEPVALGDFLKTPQYEVGNDDGKSTSSRGSKNKKVLQEKYERAFRPSPKVGSSTVPEGSWSHESRKVVPAIYNPNSFGDFTSLASQDDAGLVYVENQHMDRENDILYHDLPDTGSFEDIDRMLRICESTFGQGSSSADELSWFSSSSQSTYGIGDAFKSYSQSSILDPTALYGTLAHHRAITNVFPESNPFADDSDKILGHCYRSFVPVSSGENKSDCTPQEKAYDGDGSTEIKSTLIQVGDENSLNECENFNMINMHLKKLRRPYLFEGNEKDQLSESTSNMSFCGPGQMQQIADQDNVSSVFSAQPYSSQLFPKQNHVWGSSSSSNMHTFRLRAQLEGILPLHQDLFAQKTLSILSASDYNPSSSYEVSAHASNYFPQCMENLPVPLSEPPAMMPEEINEKPCLEQILCGASSAKHPSHLSSSTSITSRQEQHHTFQHEIRGDSVQKDISFKLPAIETDSSTIQESPCMTSGFSDDISLKAISFQQLQDVMLQVSREFTRKYKDRFGSD, translated from the exons ATGTCAGATCATGAG GCAATGTTGAGGAACTTAGTTGTTAACTGGTTTGTCCAGACGGAAAATGTTACTTGGTTTGAATTTGATGAGAGTGGTCaccaaatgcatcatcaaggtGGTGAAAGGGTTAAAGAACCTGTAGCATTAGGTGATTTTCTTAAAACGCCACAGTATGAAGTAGGAAATGATGATGGAAAGAGCACAAGCAGCAGAGGATCTAAGAATAAAAAAGTTCTTcaggaaaaatatgaaagagctTTTCGTCCTTCTCCAAAGGTTGGAAGCTCCACTGTACCAGAGGGCTCATGGTCTCATGAATCAAGAAAAGTAGTTCCAGCAATTTATAATCCTAATTCCTTCGGAGACTTCACTTCTTTGGCTTCCCAAGATG ATGCTGGACTTGTTTATGTGGAAAATCAACACATGGACAGAGAAAATGATATCCTATATCATGATTTGCCTGACACTGGCAGTTTCGAGGATATTGATAGAATGCTTAG gaTTTGTGAATCCACATTTGGGCAAGGAAGCAGCTCTGCAGATGAGCTATCATGGTTTTCATCTTCTTCACAAAGCACCTATGGGATAGGAGATGCTTTCAAATCATACTCACAATCTTCAATTTTAGACCCAACAGCTTTATATGGTACATTAGCACATCACAGAGCAATAACCAATGTTTTTCCTGAAAGCAATCCGTTTGCTGATGATAGTGATAAGATCTTGGGTCATTGTTATCGATCTTTTGTACCAGTCAGCAGTGGTGAAAATAAGAGTGACTGTACACCGCAAGAAAAG GCATATGATGGGGATGGAAGTACTGAAATTAAATCAACTCTTATACAAGTCGGCGATGAAAATAGCTTGAATGAATGTGAGAATTTTAATATG ATTAATATGCACTTAAAGAAGCTGCGAAGACCATACTTATTTGAAGGAAATGAAAAAGATCAACTTTCAGAATCTACAAGTAACATGTCTTTCTGTGGCCCTGGCCAAATGCAGCAAATTGCTGATCAGGATAATGTCTCTTCAGTTTTCTCAGCTCAACCTTATTCCTCTCAACTTTTTCCGAAGCAAAATCATGTTTGGGGATCTAGTTCTTCAAGCAACATGCACACCTTCAGGCTTCGTGCACAACTTGAAGGAATCCTTCCTCTTCATCAGGATCTGTTTGCACAGAAAACATTAAGCATTTTATCTGCAAGTGATTATAATCCTTCCTCCTCTTATGAAGTCTCTGCACATGCTAGCAATTATTTTCCACAGTGCATGGAGAACTTGCCTGTTCCTTTGTCTGAGCCTCCAGCTATGATGCCTGAGGAAATCAATGAGAAACCATGCCTTGAACAGATTTTATGTGGTGCATCGTCTGCTAAGCATCCATCTCACCTGTCTTCATCAACAAGTATAACATCACGTCAGGAACAGCACCATACATTTCAGCATGAAATTAGAGGTGACAGTGTACAAAAGGACATAAGCTTTAAACTTCCAGCAATTGAGACAGATTCTTCAACCATACAAGAAAGCCCTTGCATGACGTCTGGCTTTTCTGATGATATCTCACTGAAAGCAATTAGCTTTC